DNA sequence from the Brachybacterium avium genome:
TCGTGCTCGAGGTGGGAGGCATCGGCTACCTCCTCCGCACCACCCCACAGGCGCTCGGCGCCACCCGCCACGGTGCCGAGCTCACCCTGCACACCGAGCTGGTGGTCCGGGAGGACTCGCTGACCCTCTACGGCTTCCCGCACGCTGAGGAGGCCGAGACCTTCCGCATCGTCCAGTCGGTCTCCGGGATCGGGCCCCGCACCGCCCTCGCCGTGCTCGCAGTCCTGGATCCCGAGGAGCTGCGGCGGGCGGTCGCCGAGGAGGACACCAAGGCCCTCACCCGCACCCCCGGCATCGGCCCCAAGGTCGCCGGACGGATGCTGCTCGAGCTCGGCGGGAAGCTGCCCACGCCATCCACCCCTGTCCCGGGAGCATCGCCGGTCGCCGCCGCGCCCGCCGGGGCCCCGATGCCGACGTGGTCGAGGCGCTGGTGGGTCTGGGCTGGCCCGAGAAGGCCGCGCTGGGCGCGGTCGAATCGGTGCGGGCCGACGGCGGTGAGGACCTCGAAGCCGCCGAGCTGCTCCGCCGATCGCTGCGCGGCCTCGGAGGACATCGATGACCGACGCCGAGGATCCCTCGCTCACCAGCGCTGAGGCGGTGCCGCCGGAGCGCACGGCCGAGGCCGCGCTCCGCCCGCGCCACCTCGACGAGTTCGTCGGCCAGCAGGTGGTGCGCGATCAGCTGTCCCTGGTCCTGGATGCCGCCTCGGCGCGGGGACGCACTCCCGAGCACGTGCTCCTGTCCGGCCCGCCCGGGCTCGGCAAGACCACGCTGGCGATGATCATCGCCGCAGAGCTGACCGCCCCGCTGCGGATCACCTCGGGCCCGGCGATCCAGCATGCCGGCGACCTCGCCGCGATCCTCTCCTCCCTCGACGAGGGGGAGGTCCTGTTCATCGACGAGATCCATCGCCTGGCACGTCCCGCCGAGGAGATGCTCTACATCGCCATGGAGGACTTCCGGGTCGATGTCGTGGTCGGCAAGGGGGTGGGGGCCACTTCTATCCCGCTGGATCTGCCGCCGTTCACCGTGGTCGGCGCGACCACCAGGGCGGGCCTGCTGCCTGCTCCGCTGCGCGACCGCTTCGGCTTCATCGGTCACCTGGACTTCTACTCCCCGCAGGAGCTGAGAGAGGTGGTCCGCCGCTCCGCGGAGCGGCTGGAGGTCGCGCTGGAAGAGACGGCGTCGGTCGAGATCGCCTCCCGCTCGCGCGGCACCCCACGCATCGCCAACCGGCTGCTGCGCCGGGTCAGGGACTGGGCGCAGGTGCGGGGGAGCGGTCGGCTCGACCTGGCCGCCGCGAAGGAGGCGCTGCGCGTCTACGAGGTCGACGAACGTGGCCTGGACCGACTGGACCGGGCGGTGCTGTCTGCGCTGTGCGGGCGCTTCTCCGGAGGACCGGTGGGGCTGTCGACCCTCGCCGTCGCGGTGGGGGAGGAGACCGAGACGGTCGAGACCATGATCGAGCCCTATCTGGTGCGCGAGGGCTTCCTGCTGCGCACCCCCCGGGGCCGGGCGGCGGCGCCGGCGGCCTGGACCCATCTGGGGCTCGCCCCACCGGAGGGGCCAGAGGGGGTCGCGCCGATGCTCGGCCGCTTCTGAGCCGGGCCCGCACCGTCCTCGGCGAGGTCCGCGTTCGAGCTCCGACCGGGTCGCGCTGACGGTCCCGGACCCCTCCCGCCGATGCGCCGCCCGCGTACGGTTCCTCACGCCGACCCTGGGTGGGCGGCGGGGCTTCGGCGGGTACAGTGGGGCGGTCAGTCGCCCGCGGCGGCACCGCATCGTGCAGGAGCACCGTGCGCGCGCCGTCCGCCGAAAGGAACTCCGTGGAATCTCTCCTCCCCCTCCTGCTCATCTTCGCCGTGATGATGCTGCCCCTGATGTGGATGTCGAGCCGTCAGAAGAAGGCTCAGCAGAAGCAGCTCGAGCGTGTGCGCCAGCTCGGCGTGGGCGACGAGGTGCGCACCCACTCCGGCTTCTTCGGCCTGATCGTGGAGGCCTACGACGATGTCGTGGTCCTCGAGAGCGAGGACGGCTCCCAGAGCAAGTGGGCACGTCAGTCGATCGCCCAGCAGGTCAACCAGGAGGAGCTGCTGGAGGCCGAGACAGAGGACGAGGAGAGCTCCTCGCAGGACGCCATCCCCGGGGTCACCGTCTCCGACGACTCCGCCCGTGATGAGGACGTCCGGCGAGACCGCGACTGACCTCCCGGGCCGCACCGCCCCGCTGCGATCGTCCGCGGTCGTCGCATCTGAGCTTCGACCACCCGCCATCCTGAGGAACTTCGCATCATGCCTGCACGTCGAATCGCCCTGGCGGCCCTCGCGGTGCTGATCCTGCTGCTGGGCGGCGGAGTCGGTGCCGGTATCTGGAAGGGCGGCTGGGAGCCGGCCCCCAAGCTCGCGCTGGACCTCGAGGGCGGGACCCAGATCATCCTGCAGGCCCAGTCCCGCGACGGTGCCGAGATCGACGCCGACGCGATGGAGCAGGCGCGTCAGATCATGAGCCAGCGCGTCAACGCCATGGGCGTGGCGGAGACCGAGATCACCGTCCAGGGTGGGACCAACATCGTCATCGATGTTCCCGGGCAGCTCGACCAGGAGACCTCCGAGGCCGTCCGGCAGACGGCCGCCATGTCCTTCCGTCCCGTCCTGGGCGTCGTCGCTCCGGAGGGTGTGGACGAGGCGGCTCCCTCCGACGGCGGGGGGAGCTCCGACGGCGGCGGCGAGGCCTCCGCCGTCGGGGAGAGAGCACGCCGGAGTCCTCCGAGGCGCCGGCGGATCCTTCTCAGCACCTGTTCGACGGACTGCCCGGCACGGATCCCGCGATGGCGCCGCCCCCGGTCCCGGCCGACGGAGAACTGCCCTATCCGGCCTGGTCGATGGAATGGATCACCCCGGAGGTCCAGACCGAGCTGATGACGGCGGACTGCGTGGACCCCGGGGCCCAGCAGGAGAAGGTCACCGAAGCTCCCGCCGATGAGCCGGTGGTCGCCTGCGACCCGGACGCCACCGCGAAGTACCTGCTGGGTCCGGAAGTCGTCGCCGGCTCCGCGATCAAGGACTCCGGCGTCTCCTCCGACGTCACCCCGACCGGCCAGGCCACCGGGTACTACGTCGTGAACATGAGCTTCTCCGAGGAGGGTTCCCAGGGCTTCGCCGATCTGACCACGGCGCTCTACAACGGTGAGGGCGGAACGGACGCCTTCGGCATCGTGCTGGACGGTCTGGTGATCTCCGCCCCGCAGGTGCAGGAGCCCTCCACCGGCGGTGAGGCCCAGATCTCCGGGAACTTCTCGCAGGACGAGGCGAGCCAGCTCTCCGACCAGCTGCGCTTCGGTGCCCTGCCGCTCGAGTTCGAGGTGGCCTCGGAGCAGCAGATCTCGGCGACCCTGGGCGCCGACCAGCTCGAGATGGGGCTGATCGCCGGGCTCATCGGTCTGGCGCTGGTGGTCCTGTACGCCTTCGCGCAGTACCGCCTGCTCGCGATGGTGACCACCTCGAGCCTGCTGATCATGGGGCTGCTGACCTACGGCACGCTCACCACGCTCTCGAACATCCCCGAGATCGGCTACCGCCTCTCGCTGGCCGGTGTGGTGGGTCTGATCGTCGCGATCGCCTTCACCGCCGACTCGTTCATCGTCTACTTCGAGCGGGTCCGGGACGAGATCCGAGAAGGGCGCGGGATCGTCGCGGCAGTCGACCACGGCTGGGATCGGGCCAAGCGCACCATCCTCGCCTCCGACGCCGTCAACCTCCTCGCCGCGGTGGTGCTGTACGCGCTGTCCACGGGAGGGGTGCGCGGCTTCGCCTTCGTGCTCGGTCTCACCACCGTGCTCGATCTGGTGATCGTCTTCCTCTTCACCCACCCGCTGCTGCAGACGCTGGTGCGCAGCCGCTTCTTCGGCAAGGGCCACCCGTTCAGCGGTCTGGATCCGGCCCGTCTGGGGCGCCGGGTCCCCGCCTATGCCGGGCGCGGACGGGTGCGTCCGCTCACCGAGCGCGGCGAGCGCGGCAGCTCCGACGGCGGCGACGAGGTGCGTGAACCGATCGCCGTGCGGCGCGCCCGCCTGGAGCGTGAGGCCACGGAGCGAGCGGCGGCAGCGGAGGCCACCGCGGGCCAGGAACGAGACCGTGACGACCGTCCGTCCGATCCGGGATCCGCGAACGCCGAGGGCGGCGATGACACCGATGACCCGGATGACACCGAGGAGCAGAGCCGATGACCGCGACCTTCGCCCGTTTCGGCAATGATCTGCACGGCGGTCGCCGCACCGTCCCGATCATCACCCGACGTCGCACCTGGTACCTGTTCAGCCTCGTCCTGATCGTGCTCCTCGCGGTGTTCTCCGTGGTGCGGGGCCCGAACTTCGGCATCGAGTTCACCGGCGGCTCCGAGTTCCAGGTCGCGGGGGTCGCGGATACGGAGCAGACCTCAGCCCGCGAGGTCGTCCGCGATCATCTGCCGGAGAACGAACCGCGGATCACGGTGCTGGGCAGGGACACCCTGCGGGTCCAGACCGAGCAGCTGGACTCGGGCGAGACGGCCGCCGTCGCCGAGGACCTCGCCGTGGCCTACGGGGTCTCCTCCGACGCCGTCTCGAGCTCCTTCATCGGGCCGGTGTGGAGCGGAGACGTCACCCAGAAGATGCTGCGCGGCGTGATCGTTTTCCTGGCACTGGTCGCGGCGATGATGGCGCTGTACTTCCGCAACCTCAAGTCCTCCCTGGCCGCGATGGGCGCCCTGTCCCACGACATGCTGATCACGGTGGGCGTGTATCTGGTGGTCGGCTTCGAGATCACCCCGGGCACCGTGATCGGCTTCCTCACCGTGATGGGGTACTCGCTCTACGACACCATCGTCGTCTTCGACAAGGTGCGCGAGAACACCGCCGGCCTGGTCCGGCAGGACCGCACCACCTATGCCGACGAGGTGCAGCGCGCTGCGAACCAGACGCTGGTGCGCTCGATCAACACCTCGGTGGTGGCGCTGCTGCCCGTGGGGTCGATCCTGTTCATCGGTGCCTTCCTGCTCGGCGCCGGCACGCTCAAGGACATCTCCCTGGCCCTGTTCATCGGCATCATCGCCGGCACCTACTCATCGATCTTCCTGGCCCCGGGCTTCCTGGTGGACCTGCGCCGCGGCGAGCCGGAGATCTCCGCGCACACCACGAAGGTGCTGCGGGCACGACGCGGACAGGATCCCGAGCAGGCCGTGCCGGCCACAGGCCTCCAGGACGCGGATCCCTCGAGGATCGCGTCGCTGGAGCGCATCACCGCCGACCGCGGGACCGGCACCGGAGCCGCTTCCGGGCGGCCTGCGCGCTCCGCCGCCCCGGCCGCCCCGCGGCGCCAGCCCCGCCGCACCACCCGCCGCCGGCGCACCCACGAGGGAGGGGCCCGATGAGCGGAGCCGGCGGCCCCGGCGCGGATCACGGCGCTGCAGAGGTCGATGCGCTGCTGGCCTCCCACATCTCGGAGCATCCTGACTTCCCGATCCCCGGGGTGCTGTTCCGTGACATCACCCCGCTGCTGCGGGACCCCGTGGCACTGCGCACCGTGATCCAGCACTGGAGCACCCTGCTCCCCGAAGGCGTCGAGTACATCGTCGGCACCGAGGCGCGGGGCTTCGTGCTCGGTGCTCCGCTGGCGTACGAGATCGGGGCCGGTTTCATCCCGGTGCGCAAGGCCGGGAAGCTCCCGGGCGATCCCGCCGGGCTCACCTATGACCTCGAATACGGCAGCGCGAGGATCGAGATCCCGCAGGACTCCTTCTCGGCCGGCGCCCGAGTCCTGCTGGTAGACGACCTGCTGGCCACTGGCGGCACCGCGGCGGCGACGCTCGAACTGACTCGACGGTTCGATGTGGAGGTGCTCGGCGCCACGTTCCTCATCGAGCTCATGGGACTCGGGGGGCGCGACCGGCTGCCGGACACCGAGCTCTCGACCGTCTGGCAGATCGAGGACTGATCTCGTTCCCGGACCGGCGCACAGCCCGGGGCGGGACCTCCGGGGGCGAGGTTCGAAGCAGTGGTGACCCACGCGTAGACTGGGCCTCCCAGCCAGGAGGTGTGCATGCCGCAGGAGCCAGCATCCCCGCCCTCGAGGGCCTCCGTCCCGACGGGTGGTGACAGCGCCGCGCCCGCATCACCGGCCGCCTCGCCGCCCCGACCGCCGGGCGCGGCATCCCGCCGCAGCCGTTCACGGCTGTCCTTCTTCTCCTCCCGCGCCGGGTCGTCGGTCGATCCCCTCCTGGCCCCGCTGCTGGAGACCATGACGGCGGTCAGCCCGAAGGAGAACCCCGACCTCGTCCGCCGCGCCTACACCGTCGCAGAACAGGCACATCGCGGTCAGACCCGCAAGAGCGGCGACCCGTACATCACCCATCCGGTGTCGGTGGCGATGATCCTCGCGGAACTCGGCTCCCCGGCCGAGGTGATCGCCGCCGCGCTGCTGCACGATACGGTCGAGGACACCGACTATTCGCTGGAGCGGCTGCGCAGCGAGTTCGGCGAGGTGATCGCCGTGCTGGTCGATGGCGTCACGAAGCTCGACAAGGTCACCTACGGTGAGGCCGCGCAGGCGGAGACCGTCCGCAAGATGATCGTGGCGATGAGCCGGGATGTCCGGGTGCTGCTGATCAAGCTCGCGGACCGGCTGCACAACGCTCGCACCTGGAAGTACGTCCCGGCGGCCTCCGCGGAGCGGAAGCCGAAGGAGACGCTCGAGATCTACGCCCCGCTGGCGCACCGGCTGGGCCTGAACACGATGAAGTGGGAGCTCGAGGACCTCTCCTTCCAAGTGCTGTACCCGAAGGTGTATGAGGAGATCGTCTCCCTGGTCGCGCAGCACGCCCCGGCCCGGGAGCAGTACCTGACGACCGTCTCCACCCAGATCAACGAGGACCTGCGCAAGGCGAAGATCAAGGCAGAGGTCACGGGCAGGCCCAAGCACTACTACTCCATCTACCAGAAGATGATCGTGCGCGGCCGGGACTTCTCCGACATCTACGACCTGGTCGGGGTGCGCGTGCTGGTGGACACCGTCCGCGACTGCTATGGCGTGCTGGGCACCCTGCACGCCCGGTGGTCGCCGGTGCAGGGCAGGTTCAAGGACTACATCGCGCTGCCGAAGTTCAATCTCTACCAGTCGCTGCACACGACGGTGATCGGACCCACCGGCAAGCCCGTGGAGATCCAGATCCGGACCCGTGAGATGCACCGGCGGGCGGAGTACGGCGTCGCCGCGCACTGGAAGTACAAGGCGATGGCCGGTACCCAGGGCGCCGCAGACGCCTCCCCGGGGGCAGCGACGCGGCCTGGCTGCGGCAGCTCATGGATTGGCAGAAGGAGACCACGGACTCCGGTGAGTTCCTGGACTCGCTGCGCTTCGAGATCAACACGCAGGAGGTGTACGTCTTCACCCCGAAGGGGGATGTGCTGGCGCTCCCGCAGGGTGCCACGCCCGTCGATTTCGCCTATTCCGTGCATACCGAGGTGGGGCACCGCACCATCGGGGCGCGGGTCAACGGTCGCCTGGTCTCGCTCGAGTCGAGCCTGTCCACCGGCGACGTGGTCGAGGTCTTCACGTCGAAATCCCCCGACGCGGGCCCCAGCCGGGACTGGCTGGGCTTCGTGAAGTCGCCGCGCGCCCGGAGCAAGATCCGCCACTGGTTCTCCAAGGAGCGGCGCGAGGAGGCACTGGAGAAGGGCAAGGAGGAGCTCGCCAAGGCACTGCGTCGACAGGACCTGCCCATGCGGCGCCTGCTGACGCATGACACGCTCGCCACCGCCGCCGATGACCTGAACCTGCCCTCGGTCGATGCCCTTTACACCTCGATCGGGGAGGGGCACACCGGGGCCCAGCACGTGGTCGAGAAGCTGCGGGCATCGTTCGGTGGCACGGTCGGCGCGGAGGAGGACCTGGCCGAGATCACGCTCCCCTCCCGGGTGCGCTCACGGGCCGGGCGCGAGGAGCGGCACGCCGCGGAGACCGATCAGGGCGTCATCGTCGATGGCCACGCGGACCTCTGGGTCAAGCTCGCCAAATGCTGCGGCCCGGTGCCGGGAGACCCGATCGTCGGCTTCATCACCCGCGGCTCGGGAATCTCCGTCCACCACGAGACCTGCACCAACGCGATCCAGCTGCGAGAGCAGCAGCCCGATCGGATGGTCGAGGTCTCCTGGTCGGGCCGTCACAGCGCCGCCTATCTCGTGCACATCAAGATCGAGGCGCTGGACCGCCCGCGCCTGCTGACCGATATCGCTCTGGTCATCTCCGAGCAGCAGGTGAACCTGCACTCCGCCTCTGCGCAGTCCAACAGCGATCGGCTCGCCACCAGCTTCTTCTCCTTCGAACTGGCCGATCCCTCGCACCTGCAGTCCGTCCTCGCACATGTGCGGAGGATCGAGGGCGTCTACGACGTCTACCGGGTCACGGCCGATGGCAAGCCCGTGGGTGCGCCGTCCCAGCTCACCTCCCGCTGACCGCCCAGCACCTCCTCCAGCCGCTGCCGGGCGGACTGCACCCCCGGATGGCGGTGCATCTGCTGCAGCTGATGACGGACCTCGTGGGTCCGGAGGTGGCCGTGGGCGGCCAGCCCCTGCAGCAGGGGTGTGGCGACCGAGGCCGGGGTGAACCTGAGCAGATCCATCGCCGTGCGCACCGGGATCGTGATCGGGGTGCCGCCGATCGTCTCGACCTCCTCCGGCCGCAGCCGCGCAGTGCGCAGCACGACCCCTGCCAGCTCGCCCCGATGGGCCGAGGACAGCAGCTCCGCCGGGGCCGGGGGCTCCCCGCCCAGCAGCACCCAGGCCGCGGAGGGGCCGGCGATCACATGATGCGATTGCAGCTGGGAGCCGAGGGCACAGCCGAGGGCGAGAGCCCGCTGCACGGCGGTGCCCAGCAGATCCGGGGGGACGTACCGCCCGGGCAGCAGGCGCTTGAGGTAGCCCTCGGCGACCAGCACCCGGGTCGGCGGCGTCTCCTCCCAGCGCTGCAGGGCCGTGCCCATCGGGACAGCGAGCTCTGCCGCATGGCGGGACCAGGCCGCGCACAGGCCGATGGAGGAGAGACGATCCAGCTCGGCTCCGCCCGCGTCGGGGCTCAGCGGCTCAGCAGCTGTGGTCGACCCGGGACCGGCGGAGGAGAGGAACGGTTCCATGCACCGACTGTGGCCCAGTGATGCGCAGAGAGCAACGCCCCCGCCTGTCACTGTGGACGGGCGGGGGCGGTGGAGGAGCGGTCGCCGGTCGGGGCGAGCCGGCGAAGGCTCAGCCGAGATCGCGCGCCGAGCGCTCGATCACCGCGAGCCATTCCTTGCGTGCCTCGAGCGCGGCCTCGGCCTCGGCGATCTTCTTCGGGTCCCCGCCGGCCACGGCCCTGTCCAGGGTCTCCTGGTAGGACGCGATCGCAGAATGCAGCTGCGAGGAGGCGCCCTCCACCCGAGCCTTGGTGCGCGGATCGGTGCGCCGCCACTCATCCTGCTCGGCGTTCTGCACCGAGCGCTCGACCTTCCGCAGGCGGTCATCGATCCGCCTCATATCGCCACGGGGGACCTTGCCGGCCTCCTCCCAACGATCCTGCACCGAGCGCAGCTTCTTCTTCGCGGCCTCCAGATCCTTCGCAGGGTCGATGGCCTCTGCCTCGGACAGCAGCGACTCCTTGACGGTGAGGTTCTCGCGCTGCTCGGCCTCGGTCTCGTGGAGGTCGGCGTTGCGGGCCTGGAAGAAGGTGTCCTGCGCGGCCTTGAACCGCTTCCACTGCGCGTCGTCCTTCTTGCGGCTGCCGCGCGGGGCACGACGCCACTCGTCCATCAGGTCCTTGTAGGCCCGCACGGTGGGCCCCCAGTCCGTGGACTCCTGCATCGCCTCGGCACGGACGATCAGCTGCTCCTTGACCTGCGCGGCCTCAGCATGCTTCGCGTCCAGCTGGGAGAAGAACTGCTTGCGCATCCGGTCGAAGGTCGCACGGGCTGCGGAGAGCCGCTTCCAGAGCGCTTCCTCGGTGGGGCGGTCCAGGGAGACGTCATCCGTCTGCATCTGCTTCCAGGTGGAGACCATCTGG
Encoded proteins:
- the yajC gene encoding preprotein translocase subunit YajC → MESLLPLLLIFAVMMLPLMWMSSRQKKAQQKQLERVRQLGVGDEVRTHSGFFGLIVEAYDDVVVLESEDGSQSKWARQSIAQQVNQEELLEAETEDEESSSQDAIPGVTVSDDSARDEDVRRDRD
- a CDS encoding adenine phosphoribosyltransferase, yielding MSGAGGPGADHGAAEVDALLASHISEHPDFPIPGVLFRDITPLLRDPVALRTVIQHWSTLLPEGVEYIVGTEARGFVLGAPLAYEIGAGFIPVRKAGKLPGDPAGLTYDLEYGSARIEIPQDSFSAGARVLLVDDLLATGGTAAATLELTRRFDVEVLGATFLIELMGLGGRDRLPDTELSTVWQIED
- the secF gene encoding protein translocase subunit SecF, which translates into the protein MTATFARFGNDLHGGRRTVPIITRRRTWYLFSLVLIVLLAVFSVVRGPNFGIEFTGGSEFQVAGVADTEQTSAREVVRDHLPENEPRITVLGRDTLRVQTEQLDSGETAAVAEDLAVAYGVSSDAVSSSFIGPVWSGDVTQKMLRGVIVFLALVAAMMALYFRNLKSSLAAMGALSHDMLITVGVYLVVGFEITPGTVIGFLTVMGYSLYDTIVVFDKVRENTAGLVRQDRTTYADEVQRAANQTLVRSINTSVVALLPVGSILFIGAFLLGAGTLKDISLALFIGIIAGTYSSIFLAPGFLVDLRRGEPEISAHTTKVLRARRGQDPEQAVPATGLQDADPSRIASLERITADRGTGTGAASGRPARSAAPAAPRRQPRRTTRRRRTHEGGAR
- the ruvB gene encoding Holliday junction branch migration DNA helicase RuvB → MTDAEDPSLTSAEAVPPERTAEAALRPRHLDEFVGQQVVRDQLSLVLDAASARGRTPEHVLLSGPPGLGKTTLAMIIAAELTAPLRITSGPAIQHAGDLAAILSSLDEGEVLFIDEIHRLARPAEEMLYIAMEDFRVDVVVGKGVGATSIPLDLPPFTVVGATTRAGLLPAPLRDRFGFIGHLDFYSPQELREVVRRSAERLEVALEETASVEIASRSRGTPRIANRLLRRVRDWAQVRGSGRLDLAAAKEALRVYEVDERGLDRLDRAVLSALCGRFSGGPVGLSTLAVAVGEETETVETMIEPYLVREGFLLRTPRGRAAAPAAWTHLGLAPPEGPEGVAPMLGRF
- the secD gene encoding protein translocase subunit SecD; this translates as MAPPPVPADGELPYPAWSMEWITPEVQTELMTADCVDPGAQQEKVTEAPADEPVVACDPDATAKYLLGPEVVAGSAIKDSGVSSDVTPTGQATGYYVVNMSFSEEGSQGFADLTTALYNGEGGTDAFGIVLDGLVISAPQVQEPSTGGEAQISGNFSQDEASQLSDQLRFGALPLEFEVASEQQISATLGADQLEMGLIAGLIGLALVVLYAFAQYRLLAMVTTSSLLIMGLLTYGTLTTLSNIPEIGYRLSLAGVVGLIVAIAFTADSFIVYFERVRDEIREGRGIVAAVDHGWDRAKRTILASDAVNLLAAVVLYALSTGGVRGFAFVLGLTTVLDLVIVFLFTHPLLQTLVRSRFFGKGHPFSGLDPARLGRRVPAYAGRGRVRPLTERGERGSSDGGDEVREPIAVRRARLEREATERAAAAEATAGQERDRDDRPSDPGSANAEGGDDTDDPDDTEEQSR